The following proteins are encoded in a genomic region of Arcobacter cloacae:
- the ftsZ gene encoding cell division protein FtsZ, with protein sequence MQGVDDLYEILTTNGIDIDAIELAESLWLSRFITKTKIDLDLGNGVNKDFDTPFPEEKTFSQVKNDSNKNIIKRKEDNKSKSKDFPLYSTNVGKEQNSLPFRTPLVRKLYKDSNLIYAFRHFKQKIISKKQIKLDEEKIAEYMIHTNFFKPFYKKSYEKRFSILFIVDISESMNIWEDFINNFIKDVENYHIFKNVNTYYMFTDENTPELYKKKVKSFKLNNNWFKSIEQNTLIFMFSDMISNSWSNGKILSDITLWQQYFNFSIIQMLPQRLWNKTKLIDANIGKMSNPQKFSLNSKMQSSIEKMLATEGVDLDKLLKIPLLNFDEKSIEAYGRVINSLKNNRIDGAIFEIEDFTGEYKFLKIENDIETENRLKNFYKYASSLSKELLELFALIPLTFPIMKLVQQNFLSESNQEHLSEILISNIINRENKVNGFFQFYKSENEEEGIRKKLIKKIGPKKAFETTDKLSKIIQQQGGNFDFLSYIIDPSSIKENKEFTEIDREFARISVSVLKEMGGKYKELANSLQNGYISISDKNIEEDSRTEFLTNSSKNIRIVAVGVGGAGCNMINHIINEGITKIDLIAANTDLEVLNKSNASKKIQLGKKLTKGLGASMKPEIGRNSALESYEEIKNSLKGADIVFISAGLGGGTGTGATPIITQIAKEVEALTISIVTKPFTWEGKKRAEIADHGLEELKKVSDSIIIIPNDKLLEIIDENIGMKDAFKLIDNILLNAINAMSEIVLNPKKSDIDTDFADVKTIMQHKGMALMGIGQAKGKNAAQRALEDAIDSPLLDKVSLNGAKGILIHFNIHPQVSLFAINDVMGTINDRMDSNAEIIFGTTSDSTLEKDEVKITIVATGFESDKLAEKNLNKSISSWKDIFKKEWEKEYFKKLQNFLDNEKKNGKIILPPKENWYKAFEITKFNSIKVVILGQDPYHSINQADGLAYSLLLNNKPTPSQMNIFKELKDDLNIDYNGIVSLESWAKQGVLLLNSILTVEEGKPKSHHNVGWKIFTDNIIKYISENCSDIVFIFWGESAIAKTKLIDKSKHHILTSSHPSPLSSYKGFFGCKHFSKTNEILQNLNIEPIDWSLHKIQNQLKTNDIIPDITFNCEKCNTAYSLNCKELDWEQVNGSEGDMGAEIEHEAEYYKTCDTCSNEMSITFSCWEYPIGIKNHRDVSSRGIINLKGSCSLEFNSRENDIDDYDDSSENENTFYSTLEEKEEVLEEFIENLIPYSEGEYVYDSEDYSDEDDVPNDSFLISYEFDTTYLMDLIDEIQDDLNEVKFAINDNASNIINNNSLLVKKQYTIEYDGSSIYGVDKDCNVYENDNERLLYIYPSRNRNTDDDLEEKNLAISEMKDWFFDNYDDPANFLPYETKEGGYQYLFGGPYELSNVLHEEFSSEYPSEYIESTINDIENEYGSMDWEKKPNENDYYESNELSNIEEIEQKINKDFNINLLNPNSVIDVQVDGDFEGWDGETIIKLTNGEIWKQVEYCYLNNYSFMPKGTIAFSSNEYKMKIDGTNKEVVVEKLNNVIQSKIKGTFNGWDGNTIIELINGQKWKQSTYAYSYSYSYNPDVIIYQSNFGFKIKVKGNNQTVDVERVN encoded by the coding sequence TTGCAAGGAGTAGACGATTTATATGAAATATTAACTACTAATGGAATAGATATAGATGCTATTGAATTAGCTGAATCTTTATGGTTATCTAGATTTATAACTAAAACAAAGATTGATTTAGATCTAGGTAATGGTGTTAATAAAGATTTTGACACTCCATTTCCAGAAGAAAAAACTTTTTCTCAAGTAAAAAATGATTCCAATAAAAATATTATAAAAAGAAAAGAAGATAATAAGTCAAAAAGTAAAGATTTTCCTTTATATTCTACTAATGTGGGGAAAGAGCAAAATTCACTTCCATTCAGAACCCCTTTAGTGCGTAAATTATACAAAGACAGTAATCTTATATATGCATTTAGACATTTTAAACAAAAAATAATTTCAAAGAAACAAATAAAATTAGATGAAGAAAAAATAGCTGAATATATGATTCACACAAACTTTTTTAAGCCTTTTTATAAAAAAAGTTATGAAAAAAGATTTAGTATTCTATTTATAGTTGATATTTCGGAAAGTATGAATATTTGGGAAGATTTTATTAATAATTTTATAAAAGATGTAGAAAATTATCATATTTTTAAAAATGTTAATACTTACTATATGTTTACTGATGAAAATACACCTGAACTTTATAAGAAAAAAGTAAAGTCATTTAAATTAAATAATAATTGGTTTAAGAGTATTGAGCAAAATACTTTAATTTTTATGTTTAGTGATATGATTTCAAATTCTTGGAGTAATGGAAAGATTCTTAGTGATATTACTTTATGGCAACAATATTTTAATTTTTCAATTATACAAATGTTACCCCAACGATTATGGAATAAAACAAAACTTATTGATGCAAATATAGGAAAAATGAGTAATCCACAGAAATTTTCTCTCAATAGTAAAATGCAAAGTAGTATAGAGAAAATGTTAGCAACAGAAGGAGTTGATTTAGATAAATTATTAAAAATACCACTTTTAAATTTTGATGAAAAATCAATTGAAGCTTATGGTAGAGTAATTAATTCATTAAAAAACAATAGAATAGATGGAGCAATATTTGAAATAGAAGACTTTACTGGTGAATACAAATTTTTAAAGATAGAAAATGATATAGAAACAGAAAATAGGCTAAAAAATTTTTATAAGTATGCAAGCAGTTTATCAAAAGAACTATTAGAGTTATTTGCTTTGATACCTCTAACTTTTCCAATTATGAAATTAGTTCAACAAAATTTTTTATCTGAAAGTAATCAGGAACATTTAAGTGAGATATTAATAAGTAATATAATTAACAGAGAGAATAAGGTAAATGGTTTTTTTCAATTTTATAAATCAGAGAATGAAGAAGAAGGTATTCGAAAAAAACTTATTAAAAAAATTGGTCCAAAAAAAGCTTTTGAAACTACAGATAAATTATCAAAAATAATTCAGCAACAAGGTGGAAATTTTGACTTTTTATCTTATATAATTGATCCATCATCAATAAAAGAAAATAAAGAATTTACTGAAATAGATAGAGAATTTGCAAGAATATCTGTTTCCGTACTTAAAGAAATGGGAGGAAAATATAAAGAATTAGCTAATAGTTTGCAAAATGGCTATATATCTATATCTGATAAAAATATTGAAGAGGATAGTAGAACAGAGTTCCTAACTAATTCTTCAAAGAATATACGTATTGTAGCTGTTGGTGTTGGTGGTGCTGGTTGTAATATGATTAATCACATTATAAACGAAGGTATTACTAAAATAGATTTAATTGCAGCTAATACTGATTTAGAAGTACTTAATAAATCTAATGCTTCAAAGAAAATCCAGTTAGGTAAAAAACTTACGAAAGGACTTGGAGCAAGTATGAAACCAGAAATTGGTAGAAATTCTGCTCTTGAAAGTTATGAAGAAATAAAAAATTCTTTAAAAGGTGCTGATATCGTTTTTATTTCTGCTGGCTTGGGTGGAGGAACTGGTACCGGTGCTACACCTATTATTACTCAAATTGCAAAAGAAGTTGAAGCACTAACTATTTCAATTGTTACAAAGCCATTTACTTGGGAAGGTAAAAAAAGAGCTGAAATTGCAGATCATGGATTAGAAGAACTTAAAAAAGTAAGTGATTCAATAATTATAATTCCAAATGATAAGTTATTAGAAATAATTGATGAAAATATTGGTATGAAAGATGCTTTCAAACTAATTGATAATATTTTGTTAAATGCTATTAATGCCATGTCAGAAATTGTTTTAAATCCCAAAAAATCAGATATAGATACTGACTTTGCAGACGTTAAAACTATTATGCAACATAAAGGTATGGCATTAATGGGAATTGGTCAAGCTAAAGGAAAAAATGCTGCGCAAAGAGCTTTAGAAGATGCTATTGATTCTCCTTTACTAGATAAAGTCTCTTTAAATGGTGCAAAAGGTATTTTAATTCACTTTAATATTCATCCACAAGTTTCATTATTTGCAATCAATGATGTAATGGGAACTATTAATGATAGAATGGATTCAAACGCTGAGATTATTTTTGGAACAACTTCTGATAGTACATTAGAAAAAGATGAAGTAAAAATCACTATTGTTGCAACTGGTTTTGAGAGTGATAAATTAGCAGAAAAGAATTTAAATAAAAGTATTTCTTCTTGGAAAGATATTTTTAAAAAAGAGTGGGAAAAAGAATATTTTAAAAAGCTTCAGAATTTTCTTGATAATGAAAAAAAGAATGGAAAAATTATATTACCTCCAAAAGAGAATTGGTATAAGGCTTTTGAAATTACAAAATTCAATTCTATAAAAGTTGTAATCTTAGGACAAGATCCATATCATAGTATTAATCAAGCAGATGGTTTAGCATATTCTCTCCTTCTTAATAATAAACCAACACCATCACAAATGAATATTTTTAAAGAATTAAAAGATGATCTTAATATTGATTATAATGGTATTGTAAGTTTAGAGTCTTGGGCAAAGCAAGGAGTACTACTTTTAAATAGCATTTTAACAGTAGAAGAAGGAAAACCAAAGTCACATCACAATGTTGGATGGAAAATATTTACAGATAATATTATTAAATATATAAGTGAAAATTGTAGTGATATTGTATTTATATTTTGGGGAGAGTCTGCAATTGCTAAAACAAAATTAATTGATAAATCTAAACATCATATTTTAACTTCATCACACCCAAGTCCACTTTCATCTTATAAAGGTTTTTTTGGTTGTAAACATTTTTCTAAAACAAATGAAATTTTGCAAAATCTTAATATTGAACCAATTGATTGGTCGCTTCATAAAATACAAAATCAATTAAAAACAAATGATATTATTCCAGATATAACGTTTAATTGTGAGAAATGTAATACAGCTTATTCTTTAAATTGTAAAGAATTAGATTGGGAACAAGTTAATGGTAGTGAAGGTGATATGGGCGCAGAAATAGAACATGAGGCTGAATATTATAAGACTTGTGATACTTGCTCTAATGAAATGAGTATTACTTTCAGTTGTTGGGAATATCCTATTGGAATTAAAAATCATCGAGATGTTTCGAGTCGTGGAATAATTAATTTAAAAGGTAGTTGTTCTTTAGAGTTTAATTCAAGAGAGAATGATATAGATGATTATGATGATTCAAGTGAAAATGAAAATACTTTTTATTCTACTTTAGAAGAGAAAGAAGAAGTATTGGAAGAATTTATTGAAAATCTAATCCCTTATTCAGAGGGAGAATATGTATATGATTCTGAGGATTATTCAGATGAAGATGATGTTCCTAATGATAGTTTTTTAATTTCTTATGAATTCGATACTACGTATTTAATGGATCTAATAGATGAAATTCAAGATGATTTAAATGAAGTTAAATTTGCAATAAATGATAACGCAAGTAATATAATAAATAATAATTCATTATTAGTAAAAAAACAATATACTATTGAATATGATGGTAGCTCTATATATGGTGTAGATAAAGATTGTAATGTTTATGAAAATGATAATGAACGATTGTTATATATTTATCCGTCAAGAAATAGAAATACAGACGATGATTTAGAAGAGAAAAATTTAGCAATTTCAGAAATGAAAGATTGGTTTTTTGATAATTATGATGATCCTGCTAATTTTTTACCTTATGAAACTAAAGAAGGTGGGTATCAGTACTTATTCGGAGGACCTTATGAGTTAAGTAATGTATTACATGAAGAATTTAGCTCAGAATATCCAAGTGAATATATAGAGAGTACTATAAATGATATAGAGAATGAATATGGTAGTATGGATTGGGAAAAGAAACCCAATGAAAATGATTATTATGAATCAAATGAGTTATCTAATATTGAAGAAATAGAGCAGAAAATCAATAAAGATTTTAATATAAATTTATTAAATCCTAATAGTGTTATAGATGTACAAGTTGATGGAGATTTTGAGGGATGGGATGGAGAAACTATTATCAAGCTTACAAATGGTGAAATTTGGAAACAAGTAGAATATTGCTATCTAAACAATTATTCATTTATGCCTAAAGGAACAATAGCATTTTCTTCAAATGAATATAAAATGAAAATAGATGGTACAAATAAAGAAGTAGTAGTAGAAAAATTAAATAATGTTATTCAAAGTAAAATAAAAGGAACTTTTAATGGCTGGGATGGGAATACAATTATTGAGCTTATTAATGGTCAAAAATGGAAACAATCAACATATGCCTATAGCTATTCTTATTCATATAATCCTGATGTTATTATTTATCAGTCGAATTTTGGATTTAAAATTAAAGTTAAAGGTAATAATCAAACAGTAGATGTTGAAAGAGTAAATTAA
- a CDS encoding AAA family ATPase has translation MIDTNWYIYTGNKEKKGIDINTLNEIAPAPSWRKSKQDRKSLIYIPSEEEKAVVNASIYLRRPLILTGRPGVGKSSLAYAIAEELGLELYHWAINSKSTLEEGLYSYDAISRLQDAQLNKIEETKTETNITKYLKLAPLGKAFASNKKSVLLIDELDKSDIDLPNDLLHILEEKKFEIDVLKRYNIPHVNLGTEDEPFEFINGEKEIDIDNFPIIIITSNGERDFSTAFMRRCLYHEMKLPTEERLIEIVKQYFSDEYTQKINVIEQIVKDFISKRDGLGSYEQNSELAIDQLLNALYLRLNDKINLDFNENDIFKNVILRSLD, from the coding sequence ATGATAGATACTAATTGGTATATATATACAGGAAATAAAGAAAAAAAAGGTATTGATATAAATACACTTAATGAAATAGCACCTGCACCATCATGGAGAAAAAGTAAACAAGATCGTAAATCATTAATTTATATACCATCAGAAGAAGAAAAAGCAGTAGTAAATGCTTCTATATATTTAAGACGTCCTTTAATACTTACCGGAAGACCTGGAGTCGGAAAGTCTTCTTTAGCATATGCTATTGCTGAAGAATTAGGATTAGAATTATATCATTGGGCTATAAATAGTAAAAGCACATTAGAAGAAGGATTATATAGTTATGATGCTATTTCAAGGTTACAAGATGCTCAATTAAATAAAATTGAAGAAACAAAAACTGAAACTAATATTACTAAATATTTAAAACTTGCACCCTTAGGTAAAGCATTTGCTTCTAATAAAAAATCTGTTTTATTAATAGATGAGTTAGATAAAAGTGATATAGATCTTCCTAATGATTTACTTCATATTTTAGAAGAAAAGAAATTTGAGATAGATGTGCTTAAACGATATAATATACCACATGTAAATTTAGGTACAGAAGATGAACCTTTTGAATTCATAAATGGTGAAAAAGAAATTGATATAGATAACTTTCCAATTATAATCATAACTAGTAATGGAGAAAGAGATTTTTCAACTGCTTTTATGAGAAGATGTTTATATCATGAAATGAAATTACCTACAGAAGAACGTTTAATTGAAATTGTAAAACAATATTTTAGTGATGAATATACTCAAAAAATTAATGTAATAGAGCAGATTGTAAAAGATTTTATAAGTAAACGAGATGGATTGGGAAGCTATGAACAAAATAGTGAACTTGCAATAGATCAATTACTTAATGCACTTTATTTAAGGCTAAATGATAAAATAAATTTAGATTTTAATGAAAATGATATCTTTAAAAATGTTATTTTGCGATCATTAGATTAA